A window of the Lysinibacillus irui genome harbors these coding sequences:
- a CDS encoding GntR family transcriptional regulator, which yields MLEKNSHIPIYIQIEEIIKQRIYLEEYKIGETIPSERELSAQFDVSRMTVRQSITNLVNSGLLYREKGRGTYVANPKLEQPLKGLTSFTEDMRARGMEPSSKVLRFEKIVPPMDIARDLMIESGEEVFFVVRIRNADSQPMAIERTYIPVKIYPELDEKQIMGSLYALIEAKFHQKIGNAVQQMEAAIVSKEDSKFLQINQTAPVLIIKRTSYLSDGKPFELVRSTYRADRYKFISEIKR from the coding sequence TTGTTAGAGAAAAATTCCCATATTCCTATTTATATACAAATAGAAGAGATTATTAAACAACGAATTTATTTAGAAGAATACAAAATTGGTGAAACAATTCCTTCAGAACGAGAGCTTTCCGCGCAATTTGACGTTAGTAGAATGACTGTACGTCAATCCATTACCAATCTAGTAAATAGTGGTCTTCTTTATCGAGAAAAAGGGAGAGGTACTTATGTTGCCAATCCAAAATTAGAGCAGCCATTAAAGGGATTAACGAGTTTTACTGAGGATATGCGCGCACGAGGCATGGAACCGAGCAGTAAAGTTTTACGATTTGAGAAAATCGTACCGCCGATGGATATCGCCAGAGACTTAATGATTGAGTCAGGAGAAGAGGTATTCTTTGTAGTTCGGATTAGAAATGCGGATTCTCAGCCAATGGCGATTGAAAGAACGTATATCCCTGTGAAAATATATCCTGAATTGGATGAAAAGCAAATTATGGGCTCGCTTTATGCCTTAATTGAAGCAAAATTCCATCAAAAAATTGGAAATGCTGTTCAGCAAATGGAGGCAGCCATTGTATCAAAAGAAGATAGTAAGTTTTTGCAGATTAATCAAACAGCACCAGTTTTAATTATTAAACGAACAAGTTATTTATCGGATGGTAAGCCGTTTGAGCTTGTACGTAGTACTTATCGAGCGGATCGCTACAAATTTATAAGTGAAATTAAAAGGTGA
- the aspS gene encoding aspartate--tRNA ligase, with amino-acid sequence MATRTHASNELSEALQGEKVVLKGWVQRRRDLGGLIFIDLRDRTGITQVVFSPDVAEAHALADKVRSEYVIEVEGTVILRTEDQINPNVPNGKIEVEATKLVVINTAKTTPFQIEDRTDVSEDLRLKYRYLDLRRPVMFDTFKMRSDVTRTIRNFLQNEGFLEVETPILTKSTPEGARDYLVPSRVHEGEFYALPQSPQLFKQLLMVAGFEKYFQIARCFRDEDLRADRQPEFTQVDIETSFLTQEEVLEMNERLIQAVMKEVKGLDIPAPFQRMKYQEAMDRYGSDKPDVRFGLELVALNDVFEGCNFKVFADTVAQGKQVKSINIKGAADKYSRKDMDELTKFVGIYGAKGLAWLKVTEEGLNGPIAKFFDEALAAALIERMGAEVGDILVFVADTAAVVAASLGALRTKLGQDLNLIDESQFAFLWITDWPLFEYSEEDGRYYAAHHPFTRPFDEDIPLMDTDPSAVRAQAYDIVLNGYELGGGSLRIYERDLQEKMFELLGFTEEEAQAQFGFLLEAFEYGVPPHAGLAFGLDRFVMLLAGRNNLRDTIAFPKTASASCLMTEAPSEVSPEQLSELSLAIKPFRK; translated from the coding sequence ATGGCTACAAGAACACATGCTAGTAACGAACTTTCAGAAGCGTTACAAGGCGAAAAAGTCGTATTAAAAGGTTGGGTACAGCGTCGTCGCGACCTTGGTGGTTTAATCTTTATTGATTTACGTGACCGTACAGGTATTACTCAGGTTGTTTTTAGTCCAGACGTTGCAGAAGCACATGCTTTAGCGGATAAAGTGCGTAGTGAATATGTAATTGAAGTAGAAGGAACGGTTATCCTTCGTACAGAGGACCAAATCAATCCAAATGTGCCGAACGGTAAAATTGAAGTAGAAGCTACAAAATTGGTTGTCATTAATACGGCCAAAACAACGCCATTCCAAATTGAAGATCGTACAGACGTGTCAGAAGATCTACGTTTAAAATATCGCTATTTGGACTTACGTCGTCCAGTGATGTTCGATACCTTTAAAATGCGCTCTGATGTTACACGTACAATTCGTAACTTCCTACAAAATGAAGGCTTCTTAGAAGTTGAAACACCAATTTTAACAAAGTCAACGCCAGAAGGTGCTCGTGATTATTTAGTGCCATCACGTGTACATGAAGGTGAATTTTATGCTTTACCACAATCACCACAGTTATTTAAACAGTTATTAATGGTTGCTGGCTTTGAAAAGTATTTCCAAATTGCACGTTGTTTCCGTGATGAAGATTTACGTGCTGACCGTCAACCAGAGTTTACACAGGTAGACATTGAAACAAGTTTCTTAACACAAGAAGAAGTATTAGAAATGAATGAGCGTTTAATCCAAGCCGTAATGAAAGAAGTGAAAGGGCTTGATATCCCTGCACCATTCCAACGCATGAAATACCAAGAAGCAATGGATCGTTATGGTTCAGATAAACCAGATGTTCGTTTTGGCTTAGAATTAGTAGCATTAAATGATGTTTTTGAAGGTTGTAATTTTAAAGTGTTTGCAGATACAGTGGCACAAGGGAAGCAAGTAAAAAGTATCAATATTAAAGGGGCAGCCGACAAATATTCACGTAAAGACATGGATGAATTAACAAAGTTTGTTGGTATCTATGGGGCAAAAGGTCTTGCTTGGTTAAAGGTTACAGAAGAAGGCTTAAATGGTCCAATCGCGAAGTTCTTTGATGAAGCATTAGCAGCTGCATTAATAGAACGTATGGGTGCAGAAGTGGGCGATATTCTAGTATTCGTAGCAGATACAGCAGCTGTAGTAGCCGCATCTTTAGGGGCACTTCGCACAAAATTAGGGCAGGATCTAAATTTAATTGACGAATCTCAATTTGCCTTCCTATGGATTACTGACTGGCCATTATTTGAATACTCTGAGGAAGATGGACGTTACTATGCAGCACACCATCCATTCACACGTCCGTTTGATGAAGATATCCCGTTAATGGACACAGATCCTTCAGCAGTTCGTGCTCAAGCATATGATATTGTATTAAATGGCTACGAACTTGGTGGTGGTTCATTACGTATTTATGAACGTGATCTACAAGAAAAAATGTTTGAATTACTTGGCTTTACAGAAGAAGAGGCTCAGGCGCAATTTGGTTTCTTATTAGAAGCATTTGAATATGGTGTACCACCACATGCTGGTCTTGCCTTTGGTCTTGATCGCTTTGTTATGTTATTAGCGGGACGTAACAATTTACGGGATACGATTGCATTCCCGAAAACAGCAAGTGCTAGCTGCTTAATGACAGAAGCACCAAGTGAAGTATCACCAGAGCAACTAAGCGAATTAAGTTTAGCAATTAAACCATTTAGAAAATAA
- a CDS encoding GNAT family N-acetyltransferase — protein MNINIVSPNDYWQIHQLRDYCFSNKYTKARRDDFHYWIEHSTTLGAYDDKKVVGQLLILPLNMTVHGVQYKMGGIGFVATYPEYRQQGIVKRLMTEALQKMRNNGQTISVLAPYSVSFYRYFGWELFFEKLHYTIPQANFPDLGKQLDVVKRMSFEWLDPDLFQGIKEFHNAMAIVQHGGMVRDDAWWKRIERRSPDSHFAAYFLDGHLEGYIRYAIRQETFEVQDFIVANHLAEQAIWRYITSHAASVSNITGVTSNHYPFGFYFKEPQFKKEVVQDVMIRVVDVYAFMQQYPWGEINDILTIRIEDSFCHWNEHVYQINKNGHVSIIETNSTDTMHMLTLPINLFSAMMVGYLSVKEAVIYANQPIEKKIIDHWQRALPSEKPAFYEYF, from the coding sequence ATGAACATTAACATTGTCTCACCTAACGATTATTGGCAAATACATCAATTGAGGGATTATTGTTTTTCAAATAAATATACAAAGGCTCGTCGAGACGATTTTCACTATTGGATTGAGCATAGCACAACACTAGGGGCTTATGATGATAAAAAAGTCGTTGGGCAGCTTCTAATATTACCATTAAACATGACGGTGCATGGCGTCCAGTACAAAATGGGGGGGATAGGATTTGTCGCTACATATCCAGAGTATCGGCAACAGGGAATTGTGAAAAGGCTCATGACGGAAGCACTGCAAAAAATGCGGAACAATGGGCAGACGATTTCTGTTTTAGCACCTTATTCCGTGTCATTCTATCGATATTTTGGGTGGGAACTATTTTTTGAGAAGCTTCATTATACGATTCCACAAGCGAATTTTCCAGATTTAGGTAAACAACTAGATGTCGTTAAAAGGATGAGCTTTGAATGGTTAGATCCCGATCTTTTTCAGGGTATTAAGGAATTTCATAATGCAATGGCAATCGTACAACATGGTGGCATGGTACGTGATGATGCTTGGTGGAAACGAATTGAGAGAAGGAGCCCTGATAGTCATTTTGCAGCTTATTTTCTAGATGGGCATCTAGAGGGGTATATTCGTTATGCAATAAGGCAGGAGACATTTGAAGTTCAAGATTTTATTGTAGCCAATCATTTAGCGGAACAAGCAATATGGCGTTATATTACGTCGCACGCAGCAAGTGTTAGTAACATTACAGGAGTTACTAGCAATCATTATCCATTTGGCTTTTATTTCAAAGAGCCACAATTCAAAAAGGAAGTCGTTCAGGATGTCATGATTAGGGTGGTGGACGTTTATGCATTCATGCAGCAGTATCCATGGGGAGAGATTAATGACATTTTGACTATTCGTATTGAAGATTCTTTTTGTCATTGGAATGAGCATGTCTATCAAATAAATAAAAATGGTCATGTCTCAATAATTGAGACAAATTCAACCGATACCATGCATATGTTAACACTACCAATTAATCTTTTTTCTGCAATGATGGTGGGCTATCTTTCTGTAAAAGAAGCAGTTATCTATGCTAATCAGCCTATAGAGAAAAAGATAATTGATCATTGGCAAAGGGCGTTACCTTCAGAAAAACCTGCTTTTTATGAGTATTTTTAG
- a CDS encoding PTS lactose/cellobiose transporter subunit IIA → MGEVALMESIMGLIVHSGNTKSECMEAIQLAKKGEIEAAKEKIKLANESLIDAHHAQTGLLSQEARGEKVEVSMLLIHAQDHLMNAITFRDLAQEMIELYERIKGE, encoded by the coding sequence ATGGGAGAAGTAGCATTAATGGAATCGATTATGGGTCTTATTGTGCATAGTGGTAATACGAAAAGTGAGTGTATGGAAGCTATTCAGCTAGCAAAAAAAGGGGAAATTGAGGCGGCGAAGGAGAAAATCAAATTAGCGAATGAATCTCTAATTGATGCACATCACGCTCAAACGGGGTTACTGTCTCAAGAAGCAAGGGGAGAAAAAGTAGAGGTTTCTATGTTATTAATTCATGCACAAGATCATTTAATGAATGCTATTACATTTCGTGATTTAGCACAGGAAATGATTGAGCTATATGAACGAATCAAAGGGGAGTAA
- a CDS encoding SIS domain-containing protein has protein sequence MHAYFSEIEKLIQVVKEQEAVRINEAARIIVQRLQRGGIIQLFGCGHSQLLAQEAFYRAGGLVPVRPIFIEPLALHAGALASSSNEKDPTIIEQHKEQFDFRENDVCIVISTSGRNSAPIDAALLAKARGVFVLSLQSLFYKEQPTRHHSGQRLEEVVDFIINTHIPIGDGVLHKHEMQYAPASTVIGSLLLNALFSEIIEEIAKNSTELPIFVSNNVDSDWSHNETMIAKYQHRIDFT, from the coding sequence ATGCATGCATATTTTTCTGAAATCGAAAAGCTAATCCAAGTTGTAAAAGAGCAGGAAGCTGTACGGATTAATGAAGCTGCTCGTATCATTGTGCAGCGCCTTCAGCGAGGTGGCATTATCCAACTTTTTGGTTGTGGACATTCGCAGTTATTAGCTCAGGAGGCATTTTACCGAGCAGGTGGTTTAGTTCCTGTGCGTCCTATTTTTATTGAACCGTTAGCATTACATGCGGGGGCTTTAGCTTCCTCAAGTAATGAGAAGGACCCGACTATTATTGAACAACATAAGGAACAGTTTGATTTTCGTGAAAATGACGTGTGCATTGTGATTTCGACTTCCGGGAGAAATTCAGCACCTATTGACGCCGCTTTATTAGCAAAGGCTAGAGGTGTTTTTGTTCTATCCCTACAATCGCTCTTCTATAAAGAGCAGCCTACACGTCATCATAGCGGGCAAAGACTAGAAGAAGTGGTAGATTTCATCATCAACACACATATACCTATTGGTGATGGCGTTTTGCATAAACATGAAATGCAATATGCGCCAGCATCTACTGTTATTGGTTCACTACTATTAAATGCGTTATTTAGCGAAATCATTGAGGAGATAGCAAAGAACTCAACTGAATTACCTATTTTTGTTAGTAATAATGTGGATTCAGATTGGTCACATAATGAAACAATGATTGCAAAATACCAGCATCGTATAGATTTTACATGA
- a CDS encoding N-acetylglucosamine kinase: MYVLAIDGGGTKTSAVICDEKGNIYAQVVTTRSNPTAMDRTYFEAILHTIMQNLQQQNPQALAEVASCFAGMAGVQELQAGGMVEAVLRHYVSKAATIRVDNDALIALYAGTLGKAGIVQIAGTGAITMGYDCHQRFHRVGGWGYLFDDEGSGYDLGVQLLKAVFQSYDGRATATLLTEAVLHHFSVKTVPQLIAHIYGEEHPRTVVAPLSVYIFEAADNGDLVAKQIIENACQNYYKAIRACYLDMQWEQDEVPVVLVGGVFTNEAHFVPRLQAMALEEALPFSFKTPALPPIGGAVIAAFQQLNVQPHMSFVEAFQKNYM; the protein is encoded by the coding sequence ATGTATGTATTAGCAATTGATGGTGGTGGAACGAAAACGTCAGCAGTTATTTGTGATGAAAAGGGGAATATTTATGCTCAAGTGGTGACGACAAGAAGTAATCCAACAGCGATGGATAGAACCTATTTTGAGGCAATTTTGCATACAATCATGCAAAATTTACAGCAGCAAAATCCACAAGCACTTGCAGAAGTTGCTAGCTGTTTTGCTGGTATGGCAGGAGTTCAGGAGCTACAAGCAGGAGGCATGGTTGAAGCTGTTTTACGACACTATGTTTCCAAAGCCGCAACAATTAGGGTGGATAATGATGCATTAATTGCTCTTTATGCAGGTACACTTGGCAAAGCAGGGATTGTTCAAATTGCTGGAACAGGGGCCATTACGATGGGGTACGATTGTCACCAACGCTTTCATCGAGTAGGTGGCTGGGGCTATCTTTTTGATGATGAAGGTAGCGGCTATGATTTAGGTGTTCAGCTGCTAAAAGCCGTATTTCAAAGTTATGATGGAAGAGCAACAGCTACACTCTTAACCGAAGCTGTGCTGCATCATTTTTCTGTAAAAACTGTGCCACAATTAATAGCCCATATTTATGGCGAGGAACATCCACGTACGGTCGTCGCCCCATTGAGTGTGTATATTTTTGAAGCAGCTGACAATGGGGATCTTGTAGCTAAGCAAATAATAGAAAATGCTTGTCAAAACTATTATAAGGCGATTAGGGCTTGCTATTTGGATATGCAGTGGGAGCAAGACGAAGTACCAGTCGTCTTAGTAGGTGGGGTGTTTACCAATGAAGCTCATTTTGTTCCAAGACTTCAAGCTATGGCACTAGAGGAAGCATTACCTTTTAGCTTTAAGACACCAGCTTTACCACCAATTGGTGGGGCAGTAATAGCAGCATTTCAACAGCTTAACGTTCAGCCTCATATGTCTTTTGTTGAAGCATTTCAAAAAAATTATATGTAG
- a CDS encoding PTS sugar transporter subunit IIC has protein sequence MFRFLEEKFVPVAARVGNQRHLVAIRDGFITIMPLTIVGSLAVLINNLPIKFYQNALDAIWKHETWTQFGGNIWGATFGIISLLLAFCVAYHLTKSYDKDALSGGVIGLASYMTFGTFGEGGLTGLTTGTGGIFIALIIALLSTELFCKLSGNPKLLIKMPNGVPPAVAKSFAALLPAIITIGLFALVRTIISAGFDIPDIVGSFYTAIQEPFMGLTNTWLAALILAFIPTFLWTLGVHGANIIEPFMQTINLPAINENVAAISAGKVAPYIVNKPFFDAFINMGGSGTTIALIIAIFLFARKNKQYNTVGKLSAAPGIFNINEPLLFGLPIVLNPVLFVPFILTPMVNVTIAFFATKLGWVPAATVAPPWTTPPIINGFLATQSWRGAVLSIVLIVIAVCIYLPFISMANRMARQNEQKAALAAQNEQQAVVQAEGQKVEV, from the coding sequence ATGTTCCGTTTTTTAGAAGAGAAATTTGTACCGGTTGCTGCAAGGGTTGGAAATCAGCGTCATTTAGTTGCCATTCGTGATGGATTTATTACGATTATGCCTTTAACGATTGTGGGATCTCTGGCTGTACTTATTAACAATTTGCCTATCAAATTTTATCAAAATGCACTCGATGCCATTTGGAAGCATGAGACATGGACACAGTTTGGTGGCAATATTTGGGGAGCTACATTTGGAATTATTTCACTATTACTAGCCTTTTGTGTTGCCTATCATTTGACGAAAAGCTATGACAAAGATGCATTATCTGGTGGAGTAATAGGGCTTGCTAGCTATATGACATTTGGTACGTTTGGTGAAGGTGGATTAACAGGATTAACTACAGGTACAGGTGGTATATTCATTGCTCTGATCATTGCACTACTTTCTACAGAATTGTTTTGTAAATTGTCTGGCAATCCCAAGTTACTAATTAAAATGCCAAATGGTGTACCACCAGCTGTTGCGAAATCATTTGCAGCGTTACTACCTGCCATAATAACTATTGGATTATTTGCTCTAGTTCGAACAATTATTTCGGCAGGTTTTGATATACCAGATATTGTGGGTTCCTTCTACACGGCGATTCAGGAGCCATTTATGGGTCTAACAAATACATGGCTTGCGGCTTTAATTTTGGCATTTATCCCTACATTTTTATGGACACTTGGCGTTCATGGAGCAAATATCATTGAACCATTTATGCAAACGATTAATTTACCAGCTATTAACGAAAACGTTGCTGCTATCTCTGCTGGTAAAGTAGCGCCTTACATTGTAAATAAACCATTCTTTGATGCATTTATTAACATGGGAGGCTCTGGTACGACAATAGCACTTATTATTGCGATATTCCTATTTGCAAGAAAGAATAAGCAATATAATACAGTTGGAAAATTATCCGCAGCTCCTGGGATTTTCAATATTAATGAGCCATTACTTTTCGGACTGCCAATTGTATTAAACCCGGTTTTATTCGTACCTTTCATTTTGACACCAATGGTAAACGTAACGATTGCCTTCTTTGCAACGAAGTTGGGCTGGGTGCCAGCAGCTACTGTAGCACCACCATGGACAACACCTCCGATTATTAACGGATTCCTAGCAACTCAATCTTGGCGTGGGGCAGTCTTAAGTATTGTGTTAATTGTCATTGCCGTTTGTATTTATTTGCCATTTATTTCGATGGCAAACCGTATGGCAAGGCAGAATGAGCAAAAAGCTGCTTTAGCAGCACAAAATGAACAACAAGCTGTTGTCCAAGCAGAAGGGCAAAAAGTAGAAGTTTAA
- a CDS encoding PTS sugar transporter subunit IIB, translated as MKNIMLVCVAGMSTSLLVSKMQKAAQEKNIEADIYAIAEGEVEKVLAAKKADVLLLGPQVRYLKGTFESKYKDMGFPIDVINMADYGMMNGENVLKQALQLIG; from the coding sequence ATGAAAAACATCATGTTAGTGTGTGTAGCAGGCATGAGTACTAGCTTATTAGTATCGAAGATGCAAAAAGCCGCACAGGAGAAAAATATTGAAGCTGATATTTATGCTATTGCAGAAGGAGAGGTTGAAAAAGTATTAGCTGCGAAAAAGGCGGATGTGCTTTTACTAGGCCCTCAGGTACGCTACTTAAAGGGCACGTTTGAATCAAAATACAAGGATATGGGTTTTCCTATTGATGTTATTAATATGGCGGATTACGGCATGATGAATGGGGAGAATGTCTTGAAGCAAGCCCTGCAATTAATAGGATGA
- a CDS encoding DUF871 domain-containing protein: MRRLGISLYPQHTTLDEMKRYVQLAHDNGFDRIFTCLMSLKQKEERQKLQQINQFAQQLGFDISADIAPAVFDDLGYTYRDIGYLKEHFSLAAIRLDMGFSGQEEALMSFDASNLKIELNISNGTKYVDNVLSYQANKENIIGCHNFYPRRFTGLSRQHFLQTSQCFKEHNIRTAAMISSQHGKFGPWEQTEHGLPTLEEHRQLPVTVQAKDLWHTGLIDDCIIGNMYASEEEIRALGQLNRYKLELKVSQSSDTSSLEETILFQEPHFNRGDVSDYVIRSTQSRVKYKNEDFPIHDTRPLKLGDVTIDNNLDVRYKGELQIVLKDIPNAGSSNVVASIVEEERFLLPYIQPWASFGFTK; encoded by the coding sequence GTGAGAAGATTAGGAATTTCGCTCTATCCGCAGCATACTACACTTGACGAAATGAAGCGCTATGTTCAGCTTGCCCATGACAATGGCTTTGACCGTATTTTTACATGTCTGATGTCATTAAAGCAGAAGGAAGAACGCCAGAAATTACAGCAAATTAACCAATTTGCTCAACAGTTAGGTTTTGACATTTCAGCTGATATCGCACCAGCCGTTTTTGATGATTTAGGCTATACCTATAGGGATATTGGCTATTTAAAAGAACATTTTTCTTTGGCAGCTATACGTTTAGACATGGGATTTTCAGGTCAGGAAGAAGCGCTGATGTCATTTGACGCAAGTAATCTGAAGATAGAATTAAATATTAGTAATGGTACGAAGTATGTCGATAATGTGTTATCTTACCAGGCAAATAAAGAGAATATTATTGGCTGTCATAATTTTTATCCAAGACGCTTTACTGGTTTATCTCGTCAGCATTTTTTACAAACATCACAATGCTTTAAGGAACACAATATAAGAACGGCAGCGATGATTTCCTCACAGCATGGTAAATTTGGACCTTGGGAGCAAACGGAACATGGTTTACCAACACTAGAGGAGCACCGTCAACTACCAGTTACTGTACAGGCAAAAGATTTATGGCACACGGGGCTAATTGATGATTGTATTATTGGCAATATGTATGCTTCAGAGGAAGAAATACGAGCATTAGGTCAATTAAATCGCTATAAGCTTGAATTAAAGGTGAGCCAGTCCTCAGATACTAGTAGTTTAGAGGAGACCATTCTTTTTCAGGAGCCTCATTTTAATCGTGGTGATGTTTCTGATTATGTCATTCGGAGTACTCAATCTCGAGTTAAATATAAAAATGAGGATTTTCCTATCCATGATACACGTCCACTTAAACTAGGTGATGTTACGATTGATAATAATCTTGATGTTCGTTATAAAGGTGAGCTCCAAATTGTTCTGAAGGACATTCCAAATGCTGGTTCCAGCAATGTCGTTGCTAGCATTGTCGAGGAAGAGCGATTTTTATTACCATATATTCAACCATGGGCATCATTTGGGTTTACAAAGTAA
- a CDS encoding tRNA threonylcarbamoyladenosine dehydratase — MLHQFSRNELAIGTEGLEKLKKTTVAILGVGGVGSFAAEACARSGIGRIILVDKDNVDITNVNRQLVAYLSTVGKSKSAVMKERIADINPACEVIDMHMFYTEETYEEFFAQNIDYVIDASDTVMYKIHLMKECLKRNIPIISSMGAANKMDPTRFQIADISKTHTDPLAKIIRTKLRKDGIHKGVTVVFSDESPIVVRPDVVEHVGKPDAAIRKAKMPPSSNAFVPSVAGLIAASWVVNTILKDVKITRVQG; from the coding sequence ATGTTACATCAATTTTCACGTAACGAGCTCGCAATAGGAACAGAGGGTCTCGAAAAATTAAAAAAAACAACGGTTGCCATTCTTGGTGTGGGTGGTGTGGGATCATTCGCTGCTGAGGCATGTGCACGCAGTGGGATCGGCCGCATCATTTTAGTTGATAAAGATAATGTAGATATTACAAATGTCAACAGACAATTAGTGGCATATCTATCTACTGTGGGCAAATCTAAATCAGCTGTAATGAAAGAGCGCATAGCAGATATTAATCCAGCATGTGAAGTGATTGATATGCATATGTTTTACACGGAAGAAACATATGAGGAATTTTTTGCACAAAACATTGATTATGTAATCGATGCAAGTGATACAGTTATGTACAAAATTCATTTAATGAAGGAATGTTTAAAGCGTAATATTCCTATTATATCAAGTATGGGTGCAGCAAATAAAATGGATCCTACTCGCTTCCAAATTGCTGATATATCAAAAACACACACAGACCCTCTAGCTAAAATCATACGTACAAAGCTACGAAAAGACGGAATTCATAAAGGGGTAACCGTTGTATTTTCGGATGAGAGCCCGATTGTCGTTCGACCAGATGTTGTAGAACATGTTGGGAAGCCAGATGCGGCGATCCGCAAAGCAAAGATGCCGCCATCGTCCAATGCTTTTGTGCCGTCAGTTGCAGGTTTAATTGCTGCTAGTTGGGTAGTCAATACCATCTTAAAAGATGTTAAAATTACTCGTGTACAAGGTTAA
- the hisS gene encoding histidine--tRNA ligase, with the protein MSFKVPRGTQDILPGQSEKWQKVEAIIRDICRVYRYNEIRTPIFEQTDLFARGVGETTDVVQKEMYTFEDRGGRSLTLRPENTAGVVRAYVEHKMFGAPDQPVKLSYLGPMFRYERQQAGRYRQFVQFGVEAIGSADPAIDAEVIALAMDVYESAGLKDLKLVINSLGDKETRDTHRTALLQHFEPHIEEFCSDCQNRLQKNPLRILDCKVDREHPLMQTAPALTDFLTKDSAAYFAQVKAYLDTLGITYEVDPNLVRGLDYYNHTTFEIMSTASGFGAITTLCGGGRYNGLVQEIGGPDVPGIGFALSIERLLLALEAEGVELDTASGLDVYIIAMGNEAKQKAVELTSTFRAKGLATEMDYLDRKMKAQMKSADRLGAKFTIVLGETELEEQAAAVKHMESGEQHKVAFSELVNYLSQQS; encoded by the coding sequence ATGAGTTTTAAAGTGCCACGAGGAACACAAGATATTTTGCCAGGTCAATCTGAAAAATGGCAAAAGGTTGAAGCGATTATTCGTGATATTTGCCGTGTGTATCGCTATAACGAAATTCGTACACCGATTTTCGAACAGACAGATTTATTTGCACGTGGTGTTGGTGAAACAACGGATGTTGTGCAAAAGGAAATGTATACATTTGAAGATCGCGGGGGGCGTTCGTTAACATTGCGTCCTGAAAATACAGCTGGAGTTGTCCGTGCGTATGTAGAACATAAAATGTTTGGTGCCCCAGACCAACCTGTTAAACTTTCTTATTTAGGACCTATGTTCCGCTATGAGCGCCAACAAGCCGGTCGCTACCGTCAATTCGTGCAATTCGGTGTAGAGGCAATCGGTTCAGCAGATCCTGCCATTGATGCAGAAGTTATCGCTCTTGCGATGGATGTTTATGAATCAGCGGGCTTAAAGGATTTGAAATTGGTCATCAATTCACTTGGTGACAAAGAAACTCGTGATACGCATCGTACAGCATTATTACAACATTTTGAGCCACATATAGAGGAGTTTTGCTCCGATTGTCAAAATCGTTTACAAAAAAATCCATTGCGAATCTTAGATTGCAAGGTAGATCGCGAGCATCCATTAATGCAAACGGCTCCAGCATTGACAGATTTCCTAACTAAGGACTCAGCTGCCTATTTTGCTCAAGTGAAAGCGTATTTGGATACATTGGGCATTACGTATGAAGTTGATCCAAATCTTGTGCGTGGACTTGATTATTACAATCATACGACATTCGAAATTATGTCGACTGCTTCTGGCTTTGGTGCTATTACAACACTTTGTGGTGGTGGACGCTACAATGGTCTCGTACAAGAAATAGGAGGGCCAGATGTGCCAGGTATTGGATTCGCACTAAGTATTGAACGCTTATTATTAGCGCTTGAGGCAGAAGGTGTGGAATTAGATACGGCTTCTGGACTAGATGTTTATATTATTGCAATGGGCAATGAGGCGAAACAAAAGGCTGTAGAGTTAACTAGTACGTTCCGCGCAAAAGGCCTTGCCACAGAAATGGATTATTTAGATCGAAAAATGAAGGCACAAATGAAATCAGCGGACCGCCTAGGGGCGAAGTTTACGATTGTCCTTGGTGAAACGGAGCTGGAAGAGCAAGCAGCAGCAGTGAAGCATATGGAATCTGGTGAGCAGCATAAGGTTGCATTTTCAGAATTAGTGAACTATTTATCTCAACAATCCTAA